Proteins from a single region of Vicinamibacteria bacterium:
- a CDS encoding sulfurtransferase → MGPLIAADQLLAHTGDPDRATIDCRFYLAEPDRGEREYLLGHLPGAIYAHLDRDLSAPPSGTNGRHPLPSIEQMTDRFSQWGIDEGVHVTVYDTSGGQIAARLWWMLRFLGHDAVSVLDGGLAAYEASGRPLTRDRERRGPRRFEPRVREGMRIDVDALRETLADHLLLDARAPERFRGDTELLDPVAGHIPGARNLPSSANLDERGRFLPEKVLRQRFREVIESGPDSVVSYCGSGVTACHNLLAMEIAGLTGAKLYPGSWSEWCASRERPVAIGDG, encoded by the coding sequence ATGGGACCCTTGATTGCCGCCGACCAGCTTCTCGCGCATACCGGCGACCCGGACCGGGCCACGATCGATTGCCGCTTCTATCTCGCCGAGCCCGATCGAGGCGAGCGAGAGTATCTCCTTGGCCATCTCCCCGGGGCAATCTACGCGCATCTCGACAGGGACCTGTCCGCTCCACCGAGCGGGACCAACGGACGACACCCGCTTCCCTCGATCGAGCAGATGACCGATCGATTCTCCCAGTGGGGAATCGATGAAGGGGTGCACGTCACCGTCTACGACACCTCCGGCGGTCAAATCGCGGCCCGACTCTGGTGGATGCTTCGTTTCCTGGGACACGACGCCGTCTCCGTCCTCGACGGCGGCCTGGCTGCTTACGAGGCGAGCGGCAGGCCGCTCACCCGTGACCGCGAGCGCCGTGGGCCGCGCCGGTTCGAACCTCGTGTTCGCGAAGGAATGCGTATCGACGTGGACGCCCTGCGGGAGACGTTGGCAGACCATCTGCTCCTCGATGCGCGGGCGCCCGAGAGGTTTCGCGGCGACACCGAGCTGCTCGACCCCGTCGCCGGCCACATTCCCGGCGCCAGGAATCTTCCCTCGTCCGCGAACCTCGATGAACGGGGTCGATTTCTCCCCGAAAAAGTGCTGCGACAGAGGTTCCGCGAGGTCATCGAGTCGGGGCCCGATTCGGTCGTCTCCTACTGCGGGTCGGGGGTCACGGCCTGCCACAATCTGCTCGCAATGGAGATTGCCGGCCTCACGGGGGCGAAGCTCTATCCCGGCTCCTGGTCGGAGTGGTGCGCGAGCCGGGAACGGCCGGTGGCCATCGGCGACGGGTGA
- a CDS encoding rhomboid family intramembrane serine protease has product MPGYAFQRGQVRFGGPLTPGVKIIIIANMVAFLLQVIIRPFTEWFTLQPPLVLPWNFQIWRVGTYMFLHFGVWHLFWNMLSLFLFGGAIESTWGTRSFYRYYFLCGLGGALFAFIPIGPFYNVSIAGASGAVYGILLAYGILFPNNRIYVLLTFPVEAKYLVAFVGFISLVSALSGQEGIAHTVHLGGFLTGYILLRWAGLARRTSSFARADFLGSVREAYRRWRMRRLRRKFEAYYEKRAGRDDQDIIH; this is encoded by the coding sequence ATGCCTGGCTACGCCTTCCAGAGGGGACAGGTTCGCTTCGGAGGACCGCTGACGCCCGGAGTCAAGATCATCATCATCGCCAACATGGTGGCGTTTCTCTTGCAAGTGATCATCCGGCCGTTCACCGAGTGGTTCACACTTCAGCCGCCTCTGGTCTTGCCTTGGAACTTCCAGATCTGGCGGGTGGGAACGTACATGTTCCTTCATTTCGGGGTGTGGCACCTGTTCTGGAACATGCTCAGTTTGTTCCTCTTCGGTGGCGCCATCGAGAGCACCTGGGGAACCCGATCGTTTTATCGGTACTACTTTTTGTGCGGTCTCGGGGGTGCGCTCTTCGCATTCATACCCATCGGGCCGTTCTACAACGTATCGATCGCGGGGGCCTCGGGAGCGGTCTATGGGATACTGCTCGCCTACGGGATCCTCTTCCCCAACAACCGAATCTACGTTCTCTTGACGTTTCCCGTCGAAGCAAAGTACCTCGTCGCCTTCGTCGGGTTCATCTCCCTGGTGAGCGCGCTCAGCGGTCAGGAGGGAATCGCTCATACCGTGCACCTCGGGGGTTTCCTCACCGGTTACATTCTGCTGCGCTGGGCGGGGCTGGCCCGACGGACGAGCTCCTTTGCACGGGCCGACTTTCTGGGCTCGGTCCGTGAGGCCTATCGACGCTGGCGCATGAGACGCCTCAGGCGCAAGTTCGAGGCCTACTACGAGAAGCGGGCTGGCCGCGACGATCAAGACATCATTCATTGA